One genomic segment of [Limnothrix rosea] IAM M-220 includes these proteins:
- a CDS encoding pentapeptide repeat-containing protein, with translation MNYYEILGVPVSATQKEIKQAYRKKAIEIHPDKLSGDTAQSLRQLAEERLKELNLIYEILSEPSQREVYDDSLNDDRRQALIREIDYFCDLGELEQAVAIAKNLYGLFPEDSECGDILAEVQYALAVALSESVEVQDLSLVETYLKQALAVVHSRELRAQIEADLALLQHRKTTAAAEQPHYTTTTNEETITTARAVRLLQAGEAGIRAWNLFRQCETYVPDLSGVDLSGADLSETNLQGVKLHKAKLAGVQLTGSNLDGADLSEADLSGAIADQASFIGANLDSVQWIDGSFKGSDFSEAKFDKATLNHANAQQAIFCAASLKQVQWLEGNLDDTHCHKADFSGAILTNTKAKKSVFTEVTLANAHWENANLSDTDFSGADLGRAELTNANLQGTTFTQAQLVGTNLNGSNIASGKSYSYHHVGIDFAGSDLSCATLIGVNLCKSNFSDAKLQNTKFDHADLGGCSLANAAIANTSLLGTNLRDADLTGTKFYFAYVDIETNISGAKGI, from the coding sequence GTGAACTATTATGAGATTTTAGGGGTTCCGGTTAGTGCGACCCAGAAAGAAATTAAGCAGGCATATCGCAAAAAAGCCATAGAAATTCATCCAGATAAACTCAGTGGTGACACGGCACAATCTCTACGTCAGTTGGCTGAGGAAAGGTTGAAAGAGCTTAATCTGATCTACGAAATTCTGTCTGAGCCGTCTCAACGGGAGGTTTATGACGATTCTCTGAATGACGATCGCCGTCAGGCATTGATTAGGGAGATTGATTATTTTTGTGATTTGGGGGAACTGGAGCAGGCGGTGGCGATCGCCAAAAATTTGTATGGGTTGTTTCCAGAAGACAGTGAATGTGGCGATATTCTTGCAGAGGTGCAATATGCGCTGGCTGTTGCCTTGTCCGAATCCGTCGAAGTGCAGGATCTATCCCTTGTCGAAACCTATTTAAAGCAGGCATTAGCTGTTGTCCATTCCCGTGAGTTGCGAGCACAGATCGAAGCTGATCTAGCACTTTTACAACATCGAAAAACAACGGCAGCAGCCGAGCAACCCCATTACACGACGACGACTAACGAAGAGACGATTACAACGGCGCGAGCAGTACGGCTATTACAAGCTGGAGAGGCGGGTATTCGAGCATGGAATTTATTTCGCCAATGTGAAACCTATGTGCCGGATCTAAGTGGCGTTGATCTCAGTGGTGCGGATTTGAGTGAGACGAATTTACAGGGGGTAAAACTCCACAAGGCAAAGTTGGCGGGTGTGCAGCTTACGGGGTCGAACCTTGATGGGGCGGATTTGTCGGAGGCGGATCTGTCGGGGGCGATCGCCGATCAGGCCAGTTTTATTGGGGCAAATCTCGATAGCGTGCAGTGGATTGACGGCAGCTTTAAAGGGAGTGATTTTTCCGAGGCAAAATTTGATAAAGCGACATTAAATCACGCTAATGCACAGCAGGCGATTTTTTGTGCGGCAAGTCTAAAGCAGGTGCAATGGCTCGAGGGAAATCTTGACGATACTCACTGTCACAAAGCTGATTTTTCTGGCGCGATTTTGACCAATACGAAGGCGAAAAAAAGTGTTTTTACCGAAGTCACTTTAGCCAATGCCCATTGGGAAAATGCCAATTTGAGTGATACCGATTTTTCTGGAGCGGATCTCGGTCGAGCTGAACTGACCAACGCCAATTTGCAGGGGACAACTTTTACCCAAGCACAGTTGGTCGGCACAAACCTCAACGGCAGTAATATCGCCTCTGGCAAAAGTTATTCTTATCATCATGTCGGGATTGATTTTGCGGGTTCTGATTTATCCTGTGCAACGTTGATTGGGGTCAATCTTTGTAAGTCGAATTTTAGTGATGCCAAGCTGCAAAACACAAAATTTGACCACGCCGATTTAGGAGGTTGTAGTTTGGCAAATGCGGCGATCGCTAACACGAGTTTGCTCGGCACAAATTTACGGGACGCGGATCTGACTGGCACAAAGTTTTATTTTGCTTACGTTGACATCGAAACTAATATTTCCGGCGCAAAAGGCATCTAA
- a CDS encoding vWA domain-containing protein yields MSYLRRSHNVMRYCANGKLGDEIVPTLSRVASLDILFCFDTTGSMYRFLERVRGEISHLSQVIRDYIPKSRVGVLAYGDYCDARTTYVTRGLDFTADISQVSRFLLGTKKTDGGDFPEAIEEALFRANQMDWRLGSRRAIALIGDAPPHGVIDSVKNCKYGHFWRQEVQVLKRKGIKLYAIQCGRHRDTERVFREMARETGGVYLNLAHINDLVDLLIGICMGEVGLLMTFHEQLRRSQQLTTSKKSLLNCLGSGSGEGLLP; encoded by the coding sequence ATGTCCTACTTACGCCGAAGTCATAATGTGATGCGTTATTGCGCTAATGGCAAACTAGGGGATGAAATTGTTCCGACATTATCTCGGGTGGCATCTCTAGATATTTTGTTTTGTTTTGATACGACGGGTAGTATGTACCGTTTTTTGGAACGGGTACGCGGTGAGATATCTCACTTGTCGCAGGTGATTCGGGATTACATTCCGAAGTCAAGGGTAGGGGTCTTAGCCTACGGGGACTATTGTGATGCAAGGACTACCTACGTGACAAGGGGTTTGGATTTTACTGCGGATATTAGTCAGGTTTCTCGGTTTCTTCTGGGCACTAAAAAAACGGATGGTGGTGATTTTCCTGAGGCCATTGAGGAGGCTTTGTTTCGGGCAAATCAGATGGATTGGCGGCTGGGGAGTAGGCGGGCGATCGCCCTGATTGGGGATGCACCGCCCCATGGTGTGATTGATTCGGTAAAAAATTGTAAATATGGGCATTTTTGGCGGCAAGAGGTTCAGGTTTTGAAGCGTAAGGGCATTAAGCTTTATGCGATTCAGTGTGGTCGGCATCGGGATACGGAACGGGTTTTCCGGGAGATGGCACGGGAAACGGGTGGTGTTTACCTGAACTTGGCTCATATTAATGATTTGGTGGATTTGTTGATTGGGATTTGTATGGGGGAAGTGGGTTTGCTGATGACGTTTCATGAGCAACTACGGCGATCGCAGCAATTGACGACATCGAAAAAAAGTTTATTAAATTGTCTGGGTTCTGGCTCAGGGGAAGGGTTATTGCCGTGA